The DNA sequence CGCATCATCTAAATCGACAAACAGCGGCCCATCACGCCAGAGAATATTACCTGGATGGCAGTCACCATGCAGACGTCTGGCTTGCCATTTCGTATGCCAGTGCGTTTTCACTTCAGCCGCTAAACAGGTCGCCGCATTTAGGAAGGCTGTTTTCTGAGCGTCAGGAATGAGGAGCGTCTCGGTAAACGTTATCAACGGCGCATCAAGATACTCGCTAATCCCGAGCGTCGGGCGGGCCGTAAACAGGTTGCGCTCACCGGTCTGATGAATTCGTCCCAGATAACGACCAACCTGTTCCAGTTGTTCGTCATTGTCGATTTCGTACTGACGTCCGCCAACGCTTGGAAATACAGCGAACCAGAATCCATCATATTGATGAAGCGTTTTCCCCTGCAAAGAGCATGCAGCCACAACAGGGACTTCATCCTTTACCAGTTCAGCAGCAAAGACATGCTCTTCAAGTAACTGGGATTCGCTCCAACGCTGTGGGCGGTAAAACTTCACGACATAACGATGCCGGTCT is a window from the Dickeya lacustris genome containing:
- a CDS encoding serine/threonine protein kinase — protein: MADAVFNFHSLSPDVIMDALWSVGIRVDSGLTALNSYENRVYQFIDEDRHRYVVKFYRPQRWSESQLLEEHVFAAELVKDEVPVVAACSLQGKTLHQYDGFWFAVFPSVGGRQYEIDNDEQLEQVGRYLGRIHQTGERNLFTARPTLGISEYLDAPLITFTETLLIPDAQKTAFLNAATCLAAEVKTHWHTKWQARRLHGDCHPGNILWRDGPLFVDLDDARNGPAIQDLWMLLHGERHEQRIQLDILLDAYSEFASFDDAELALIEPLRAMRMVHYLAWVAHRWQDPAFPRSFPWMKEADFWEKQVIIFTEQVRLLQEPPLQLAPMY